Proteins from one Scleropages formosus chromosome 14, fSclFor1.1, whole genome shotgun sequence genomic window:
- the LOC108920407 gene encoding TBC1 domain family member 23-like isoform X2, with translation MARAEEPLPTSWEQDLVDALDQGGCDLEMVRNIIQGRELPADLRSQVWKIALNVAGKGDSLASWDGCLDLPQQELIHNRCQQLIDQMEMPKEEGVSMIVDLEAVITFYCKSRNVTFAPELCWPDLFKALLGLQLLPSDLYNCFYAIMNKYVPRDCVQKGRPFHLFRLLLQYHEPELCSFLDTKKVTPDSYAISWVSSLFSSHCSPAVTQAMWDVYLQQADPFLIFFLMLVILVNAKENIFSQEANSKEDIIKMLQDSPVYLEAEDIEDLFSLAQYYSNKTPLSFRKENQSLFGSSLVALKEEDMDLSQVLCLPVSVPELLQASQLQTEGVRFFVVDCRPAEQYNAGHLSTAFHLDSDLMLQNPSEFALSVKSLLEAQKQSLESGSVASGEHLCFMGSGREEEDMYMNMVLAHFLQKNKEYVSIAKGGFMALQQHLADVNVDGLDSGYVHWIISTSGTQGNLSPVAEDAANGEDGKGMKSLVNKMTFALKSKSVNVKEKVISFIENTSAPVDRHVSSSDRVGKPYRGVKPVFSIGDEEEYDTDEIDSSSVSDDDRREVVNIQTWISKPDVKYHVSCNEVKETGHMFPSHLLATATHMYCLREIASRKGFAYIQSRQALTSVVKITSKKKHPELITFKFSSNNTEGVEVQATERYLIPNAGEATKAIKQQIMKVLDALENS, from the exons ATGGCGCGTGCCGAAGAACCGCTCCCGACGAGCTG GGAGCAGGATCTGGTGGATGCTCTGGACCAGGGGGGTTGTGACCTAGAGATGGTGAGGAACATCATTCAGGGCCGTGAGCTGCCAGCTGATCTCCGCTCTCAAGTCTGGAAG ATTGCTCTGAACGTGGCAGGAAAGGGGGATAGCTTGGCATCATGGGACGGTTGCCTGGACTTGCCACAACAGGAGCTCATTCACAACAGGTGCCAACAGTTGATTG ATCAAATGGAAATGCCCAAAGAGGAAGGGGTGAGCATGATTGTGGATCTGGAAGCAGTGATCACGTTTTACTGCAAGTCTCGGAACGTTACCTTCGCTCCCGAGCTGTGCTGGCCGGACCTGTTCAAAGCCCTGCTGGGACTCCAGCTCCTTCCCAGTGACCTCTACAACTGCTTTTACGCCATTATGAACAAATATGTTCCCAG GGACTGTGTGCAAAAGGGTCGACCGTTCCACCTCTTCaggcttctgctgcagtaccacgAACCTGAGCTCTGCTCCTTCCTGGACACCAAAAAGGTCACCCCAGACTCCTACGCCATAAGCTGG GTGAGCAGCTTGTTCTCCAGCCATTGCTCTCCAGCTGTGACCCAGGCAATGTGGGACGTCTACCTGCAGCAGGCCGACCCgttcctcatcttcttcctAATGCTAGTCATCCTTGTCAATGCCAA AGAGAACATTTTTTCCCAGGAAGCTAACAGCAAGGAGGACATAATCA AGATGCTGCAGGACTCACCTGTCTACCTGGAAGCTGAGGACATCGAGGATCTCTTCTCCTTGGCACAATATTATAGCAACAAGACCCCACTATCCTTTAGGAAG GAGAACCAGAGCTTATTTGGCAGCAGTCTGGTGGCTCTGAAAGAGGAGGACATGGACCTTAGCCAAGTGTTGTGCTTACCCGTGTCCGTCCCTGAGCTCCTGCAGGCCAGCCAGCTACAGACG gAAGGGGTGAGGTTCTTTGTGGTAGACTGTCGTCCAGCAGAGCAGTACAACGCCGGACATCTTTCCACTGCCTTCCATCTTGACTCTGACCTG ATGCTGCAGAACCCGTCGGAGTTCGCCCTGTCAGTGAAATCCCTTCTGGAGGCACAGAAGCAGTCCTTGGAATCGGGTTCCGTTGCCAGTGGGGAGCACCTGTGCTTCATGGGCAGTgggcgggaggaggaggacatgTACATGAACATGGTGCTTGCTCACTTCCTGCAG AAAAACAAGGAATATGTCAGCATTGCAAAAGGTGGTTTCATGG CGCTGCAGCAGCACCTAGCTGACGTTAATGTCGACGGTCTGGATAGTGGGTATGTCCACTGGATCATCAGCACGTCCGGGACCCAGGGCAACCTCAGCCCTGTCGCT GAGGATGCTGCCAATGGAGAAGATGGTAAAGGAATGAAATCTCTAGTGAACAAGATGACCTTTGCCCTCAAGTCCAAGTCTGTGAACGTGAAGGAAAAAGTTATCAGCTTCATTGAGAACACCTCGGCTCCGGTGGACAG ACATGTGAGCAGCAGTGATAGGGTAGGGAAGCCCTACAGGGGGGTGAAGCCTGTGTTCAGCATCGGGGACGAGGAAGAGTACGACACAG ATGAGATCGACAGCTCGTCTGTGTCTGACGACGACCGCCGGGAGGTTGTCAACATTCAGACCTGGATCAGCAAGCCAGACGTGAAGTACCATGTGTCCTGCAATGAAGTTAAGGAAACCGGACACATGTTTCCCAG CCATCTCCTGGCTACGGCCACACACATGTACTGCCTGCGGGAGATTGCCTCACGCAAGGGCTTTGCGTACATCCAGTCTAGACAGGCTCTCACCTCAGTGGTGAAGATCACCTCCAAAAAGAAGCATCCTGAGCTTATCACCTTTAAGTTCAGCAGTAACAACACAGAGGGTGTGGAGGTCCAGGCAACAGAGAG GTATCTGATACCCAACGCGGGCGAGGCCACCAAAGCCATTAAGCAGCAAATCATGAAGGTGCTGGACGCCCTGGAGAACTCCTAG
- the LOC108920407 gene encoding TBC1 domain family member 23-like isoform X1: MARAEEPLPTSWEQDLVDALDQGGCDLEMVRNIIQGRELPADLRSQVWKIALNVAGKGDSLASWDGCLDLPQQELIHNRCQQLIDQMEMPKEEGVSMIVDLEAVITFYCKSRNVTFAPELCWPDLFKALLGLQLLPSDLYNCFYAIMNKYVPRDCVQKGRPFHLFRLLLQYHEPELCSFLDTKKVTPDSYAISWVSSLFSSHCSPAVTQAMWDVYLQQADPFLIFFLMLVILVNAKENIFSQEANSKEDIIKMLQDSPVYLEAEDIEDLFSLAQYYSNKTPLSFRKENQSLFGSSLVALKEEDMDLSQVLCLPVSVPELLQASQLQTEGVRFFVVDCRPAEQYNAGHLSTAFHLDSDLMLQNPSEFALSVKSLLEAQKQSLESGSVASGEHLCFMGSGREEEDMYMNMVLAHFLQKNKEYVSIAKGGFMALQQHLADVNVDGLDSGYVHWIISTSGTQGNLSPVAEDAANGEDGKGMKSLVNKMTFALKSKSVNVKEKVISFIENTSAPVDRISFTLPWPDKGILDRHVSSSDRVGKPYRGVKPVFSIGDEEEYDTDEIDSSSVSDDDRREVVNIQTWISKPDVKYHVSCNEVKETGHMFPSHLLATATHMYCLREIASRKGFAYIQSRQALTSVVKITSKKKHPELITFKFSSNNTEGVEVQATERYLIPNAGEATKAIKQQIMKVLDALENS, encoded by the exons ATGGCGCGTGCCGAAGAACCGCTCCCGACGAGCTG GGAGCAGGATCTGGTGGATGCTCTGGACCAGGGGGGTTGTGACCTAGAGATGGTGAGGAACATCATTCAGGGCCGTGAGCTGCCAGCTGATCTCCGCTCTCAAGTCTGGAAG ATTGCTCTGAACGTGGCAGGAAAGGGGGATAGCTTGGCATCATGGGACGGTTGCCTGGACTTGCCACAACAGGAGCTCATTCACAACAGGTGCCAACAGTTGATTG ATCAAATGGAAATGCCCAAAGAGGAAGGGGTGAGCATGATTGTGGATCTGGAAGCAGTGATCACGTTTTACTGCAAGTCTCGGAACGTTACCTTCGCTCCCGAGCTGTGCTGGCCGGACCTGTTCAAAGCCCTGCTGGGACTCCAGCTCCTTCCCAGTGACCTCTACAACTGCTTTTACGCCATTATGAACAAATATGTTCCCAG GGACTGTGTGCAAAAGGGTCGACCGTTCCACCTCTTCaggcttctgctgcagtaccacgAACCTGAGCTCTGCTCCTTCCTGGACACCAAAAAGGTCACCCCAGACTCCTACGCCATAAGCTGG GTGAGCAGCTTGTTCTCCAGCCATTGCTCTCCAGCTGTGACCCAGGCAATGTGGGACGTCTACCTGCAGCAGGCCGACCCgttcctcatcttcttcctAATGCTAGTCATCCTTGTCAATGCCAA AGAGAACATTTTTTCCCAGGAAGCTAACAGCAAGGAGGACATAATCA AGATGCTGCAGGACTCACCTGTCTACCTGGAAGCTGAGGACATCGAGGATCTCTTCTCCTTGGCACAATATTATAGCAACAAGACCCCACTATCCTTTAGGAAG GAGAACCAGAGCTTATTTGGCAGCAGTCTGGTGGCTCTGAAAGAGGAGGACATGGACCTTAGCCAAGTGTTGTGCTTACCCGTGTCCGTCCCTGAGCTCCTGCAGGCCAGCCAGCTACAGACG gAAGGGGTGAGGTTCTTTGTGGTAGACTGTCGTCCAGCAGAGCAGTACAACGCCGGACATCTTTCCACTGCCTTCCATCTTGACTCTGACCTG ATGCTGCAGAACCCGTCGGAGTTCGCCCTGTCAGTGAAATCCCTTCTGGAGGCACAGAAGCAGTCCTTGGAATCGGGTTCCGTTGCCAGTGGGGAGCACCTGTGCTTCATGGGCAGTgggcgggaggaggaggacatgTACATGAACATGGTGCTTGCTCACTTCCTGCAG AAAAACAAGGAATATGTCAGCATTGCAAAAGGTGGTTTCATGG CGCTGCAGCAGCACCTAGCTGACGTTAATGTCGACGGTCTGGATAGTGGGTATGTCCACTGGATCATCAGCACGTCCGGGACCCAGGGCAACCTCAGCCCTGTCGCT GAGGATGCTGCCAATGGAGAAGATGGTAAAGGAATGAAATCTCTAGTGAACAAGATGACCTTTGCCCTCAAGTCCAAGTCTGTGAACGTGAAGGAAAAAGTTATCAGCTTCATTGAGAACACCTCGGCTCCGGTGGACAG AATATCTTTCACTCTGCCCTGGCCGGACAAAGGGATTCTGGATCG ACATGTGAGCAGCAGTGATAGGGTAGGGAAGCCCTACAGGGGGGTGAAGCCTGTGTTCAGCATCGGGGACGAGGAAGAGTACGACACAG ATGAGATCGACAGCTCGTCTGTGTCTGACGACGACCGCCGGGAGGTTGTCAACATTCAGACCTGGATCAGCAAGCCAGACGTGAAGTACCATGTGTCCTGCAATGAAGTTAAGGAAACCGGACACATGTTTCCCAG CCATCTCCTGGCTACGGCCACACACATGTACTGCCTGCGGGAGATTGCCTCACGCAAGGGCTTTGCGTACATCCAGTCTAGACAGGCTCTCACCTCAGTGGTGAAGATCACCTCCAAAAAGAAGCATCCTGAGCTTATCACCTTTAAGTTCAGCAGTAACAACACAGAGGGTGTGGAGGTCCAGGCAACAGAGAG GTATCTGATACCCAACGCGGGCGAGGCCACCAAAGCCATTAAGCAGCAAATCATGAAGGTGCTGGACGCCCTGGAGAACTCCTAG